A window of the Bacillus andreraoultii genome harbors these coding sequences:
- the mce gene encoding methylmalonyl-CoA epimerase: MKGIDHIGIAVNSIDNALPLYTNIFQMSHVKTEMVESQKVKVAFINANNTKIELLEPISEDSTIQKFLNKKGEGIHHIAFKTEDIYGELENLERTGVQLIDKEPRIGAGGALVAFIHPKGTFGVLYELCQKQ; this comes from the coding sequence GTGAAGGGGATTGACCATATTGGAATAGCCGTGAATTCTATTGACAATGCGCTTCCGCTGTATACAAATATTTTTCAAATGTCACATGTAAAAACAGAAATGGTGGAATCACAAAAAGTAAAAGTAGCATTTATTAACGCAAATAACACAAAAATTGAATTACTTGAACCAATTAGCGAGGATAGTACGATTCAGAAGTTTTTAAATAAAAAAGGAGAAGGAATTCATCATATTGCTTTTAAAACAGAAGATATTTATGGAGAACTAGAAAATCTAGAAAGAACAGGGGTACAACTCATTGACAAAGAACCGCGAATTGGTGCAGGGGGAGCACTAGTTGCATTTATTCATCCAAAGGGAACTTTTGGTGTTTTATATGAACTTTGTCAAAAACAATAA
- a CDS encoding acyl-CoA carboxylase subunit beta, translating into MIDTKKEDIYDKIHELYDKRREVELGGGEDRIDKQHEKGKMTARERINVLVDDGTFVELNPFMEHRSHDLPKGPGDGVVTGFAKVNGRGVYLFSQDFTVFGGALGEMHAKKIANVMDLAAKNGVPIIGLNDSGGARIQEGVVSLDGYGHIFYRNAIYSGVIPQISVIMGPCAGGAVYSPAITDFVIMVEKTSQMFITGPKVIETVTGEQISAENLGGARVHSSISGNSHFRAETEEEALKLVRELLSYLPNNNEEKPPSCEVEDFVDYRPDLAEIVPFDTVRPYDIKKVVEQVVDEDSFLEVQKDFAKNIVVGFGRVNGEVVGLVCNQPKFMAGGLDINSSDKAARFIRFCDSFNIPIITFEDVTGFFPGVNQEHGGIIRHGAKILYAYSEATVPKITVITRKAYGGAYVALNSKSIGADLVFAWPNAEIAVMGPEGAANIIFAKEIQNSEQPEVVRQQKIQEYKDKFANPYVAAKMGMVDDVIDPRETRIKMIQALDMLKNKKENRPKKKHGNIPL; encoded by the coding sequence ATGATAGATACGAAGAAAGAAGATATTTATGATAAAATCCATGAATTATACGATAAGAGAAGAGAAGTAGAGCTTGGTGGTGGGGAAGACCGAATTGATAAACAACATGAAAAGGGTAAAATGACAGCTCGGGAGCGGATTAATGTATTAGTTGATGACGGAACATTTGTTGAATTAAATCCTTTTATGGAGCACCGTTCGCATGATTTACCAAAAGGACCTGGAGATGGGGTTGTTACTGGGTTTGCAAAAGTAAATGGTCGAGGCGTCTACTTATTTTCTCAAGACTTTACGGTATTTGGTGGTGCACTTGGAGAAATGCATGCGAAAAAAATTGCGAATGTTATGGATTTAGCTGCAAAAAACGGTGTCCCAATAATCGGTCTAAATGATTCGGGAGGTGCACGAATACAGGAGGGAGTCGTCTCTTTAGACGGATACGGACATATATTTTACCGAAATGCCATTTACTCTGGTGTTATTCCTCAAATTTCAGTCATTATGGGTCCATGTGCTGGAGGTGCTGTATATTCGCCTGCAATTACTGATTTTGTCATCATGGTTGAAAAGACAAGTCAAATGTTTATAACGGGACCAAAGGTTATCGAAACGGTTACCGGTGAACAAATTAGTGCGGAAAATTTAGGGGGGGCTAGAGTTCATAGTTCAATTAGTGGAAATAGTCATTTCCGCGCTGAAACAGAAGAAGAAGCGCTTAAGCTTGTGCGAGAACTCCTATCGTATTTACCTAATAATAATGAAGAAAAACCACCAAGCTGTGAAGTTGAAGATTTTGTTGATTATCGACCAGATTTAGCTGAAATTGTCCCTTTTGATACGGTTCGGCCTTATGACATAAAAAAAGTGGTTGAGCAAGTTGTTGATGAGGATTCATTTTTAGAAGTTCAAAAGGATTTTGCTAAAAATATAGTTGTTGGGTTCGGTCGTGTGAATGGAGAAGTTGTGGGACTCGTTTGTAATCAACCAAAGTTTATGGCAGGTGGACTAGATATAAATTCATCGGATAAAGCAGCACGTTTTATTAGATTCTGTGATTCATTTAATATCCCTATTATTACCTTCGAAGATGTGACTGGTTTTTTTCCTGGAGTTAACCAAGAACATGGGGGAATTATTCGTCACGGAGCAAAAATTTTATATGCCTATTCAGAAGCAACTGTACCAAAAATTACAGTAATTACTCGAAAAGCCTATGGTGGAGCATATGTTGCTCTAAATAGTAAGTCGATTGGTGCAGACCTCGTATTTGCTTGGCCTAATGCGGAAATTGCTGTAATGGGTCCTGAGGGAGCAGCAAATATTATTTTTGCTAAAGAGATTCAAAATAGTGAGCAACCAGAAGTTGTACGCCAACAAAAAATTCAAGAGTATAAAGATAAATTTGCCAATCCTTATGTAGCGGCAAAAATGGGAATGGTTGATGATGTCATTGATCCACGAGAGACACGAATAAAAATGATTCAAGCACTCGATATGTTGAAAAATAAAAAAGAAAATCGACCGAAAAAGAAACACGGAAATATTCCTTTATAA
- a CDS encoding M20/M25/M40 family metallo-hydrolase has product MINENRLINEFLELVQIDSESGHEGEIAKVLKQKFESLGLEVVEDNTTAETGHGAGNLICTLKGTNKEADPIYFTSHMDTVVPGKGVKPTIENGYIVTDGTTILGADDKAGLAVMFETIRVLQENKLEHGDIQFIITVGEESGLVGAKALDPSQIFAKYGYALDSDGEVGTIVISAPTQAKVNATITGKSAHAGVAPEKGVSAITVAAKAISKMPLGRIDEETTANIGRFEGGQATNIVCEKAYIFAEARSLTNEKLNEQIDKMKHAFSEAASEMGAHADVDVKVMYPSFKFGPDDLVVKIASEAAEKIGRKSNLIKSGGGSDANVIAGMGIPTVVLGVGYEEIHTTNERMPVKELYKLAEMAVAIVEIVNKGI; this is encoded by the coding sequence ATGATTAATGAAAATAGATTAATAAACGAATTTCTTGAATTAGTCCAAATTGATTCAGAAAGTGGACATGAAGGAGAAATTGCGAAAGTTTTAAAACAAAAGTTTGAAAGCCTTGGATTAGAAGTTGTTGAAGATAATACAACAGCCGAAACAGGACATGGTGCAGGAAATTTAATCTGTACGTTAAAAGGTACAAACAAAGAAGCTGATCCAATTTATTTTACTTCACATATGGATACTGTTGTACCAGGAAAAGGGGTCAAACCGACGATTGAAAATGGCTATATCGTCACAGATGGTACAACAATTCTTGGTGCAGATGATAAAGCAGGTCTTGCTGTCATGTTTGAAACAATTCGGGTATTACAAGAAAATAAGCTTGAACATGGAGATATTCAATTTATTATTACAGTAGGAGAAGAATCAGGTTTAGTCGGCGCAAAAGCTTTAGATCCTTCTCAAATTTTTGCTAAGTATGGATATGCTCTTGATAGTGATGGAGAAGTAGGTACAATTGTTATTAGCGCTCCTACTCAAGCGAAAGTGAATGCTACAATTACAGGGAAGAGTGCTCATGCTGGTGTTGCACCGGAAAAAGGAGTCTCTGCTATTACTGTTGCAGCTAAAGCAATATCAAAGATGCCTCTAGGTCGTATTGATGAGGAAACAACCGCTAATATTGGACGATTCGAGGGAGGACAAGCAACAAACATTGTATGTGAAAAAGCATATATATTTGCTGAAGCTCGCTCTTTAACAAATGAGAAATTAAATGAACAAATTGATAAAATGAAGCATGCTTTTTCAGAGGCTGCTAGTGAAATGGGCGCACATGCTGATGTTGATGTAAAAGTAATGTACCCTTCTTTTAAATTTGGTCCCGATGATTTAGTTGTAAAAATTGCATCTGAAGCAGCAGAAAAAATTGGTCGTAAAAGTAATTTAATTAAAAGTGGTGGCGGTAGTGATGCCAACGTGATTGCTGGAATGGGTATTCCTACAGTCGTACTTGGTGTTGGTTATGAAGAGATTCATACAACAAATGAACGAATGCCTGTAAAAGAACTGTATAAGTTAGCAGAGATGGCAGTTGCTATTGTTGAGATAGTTAATAAAGGCATATAG
- a CDS encoding chemotaxis protein CheW: METMKIVIFKEKNEEYAINVDHVLSIEKLEHITPVPKLPDYIKGLVKVRGNLVPVVDLHNVLYGTDEEIQEITRLIVLKTDEMELALLVGEAKELLEIERSSIKQVGLIAYEKTSYFTGVINLENRLITIIDPLQFIYSLDGIKEIQAFMKEREETANH, encoded by the coding sequence ATGGAAACAATGAAGATTGTTATTTTTAAGGAAAAAAATGAAGAATATGCCATTAATGTTGATCATGTTCTTTCTATTGAAAAATTGGAACATATTACGCCTGTTCCAAAACTTCCTGACTATATAAAAGGGTTAGTAAAGGTACGTGGCAATCTTGTCCCCGTTGTTGACTTACATAATGTTTTATATGGTACGGATGAAGAAATTCAAGAAATAACGAGGTTAATCGTGCTTAAGACAGATGAGATGGAACTTGCTTTATTAGTAGGGGAAGCAAAGGAATTATTGGAGATCGAACGTTCCTCGATTAAGCAAGTCGGGTTAATTGCCTATGAGAAAACATCGTACTTCACAGGTGTCATTAATTTAGAAAATCGTCTAATTACAATCATCGATCCTTTACAATTCATTTACAGTCTTGACGGGATTAAGGAAATACAAGCTTTTATGAAAGAGCGTGAAGAAACAGCCAATCATTAA
- a CDS encoding DNA polymerase IV: MSETNIKKGRVIFHVDMNSFYASVEMAYNPSLKGKPLAIAGNPEERRGIIVTCSYEARKFGVKTTMPLWQAKKLCPQLIVKTPNHELYRKISTKMFQILREYTNMVEPVSIDEGYLDITDFITVHPLKIAQNIQGRLLDELDIPCSIGIAPNKFLAKMASDMKKPLGITVLRKRDVEKILWPMPVHEMHGVGMKTAEKLHKLGIEKIGDLAVANEIQLKNLLGINGIRLKERANGNDFRPVDPESIYDYKSIGNSTTLPRDVNKQKDLFNVLQKLARTVSARLKNKEVYTTSLAITIRYKDRSTLTRSKKLGNPIQDEKDIFEQAKILFLKNWNGTPVRLLGVTGNDLVEEGHAFKQLDLFSFEQDAKEEPLLEAIDYLREKFGEDIIKRGLKNIHKEGQTNTSFNKDFLLDDYNKK; encoded by the coding sequence ATGAGCGAAACAAATATAAAAAAAGGCAGAGTTATTTTTCATGTAGACATGAATAGTTTCTATGCGTCTGTTGAAATGGCTTATAACCCATCACTAAAAGGTAAGCCCCTTGCTATAGCAGGAAACCCAGAAGAACGACGGGGAATTATTGTCACGTGTAGTTATGAAGCACGTAAGTTTGGTGTGAAGACAACAATGCCTCTTTGGCAAGCCAAAAAACTCTGTCCACAGCTCATCGTTAAAACTCCTAATCATGAATTATATCGGAAAATTTCAACAAAAATGTTTCAAATTTTACGAGAATATACAAATATGGTTGAACCGGTGTCGATTGATGAAGGATATTTAGATATAACAGATTTTATTACTGTGCATCCATTAAAGATTGCTCAAAATATCCAGGGTCGCCTCTTAGACGAGCTTGACATACCATGTAGTATAGGAATAGCGCCGAATAAATTTTTAGCAAAAATGGCATCTGACATGAAAAAGCCACTAGGAATTACTGTGCTCCGTAAAAGAGATGTTGAAAAGATACTATGGCCAATGCCTGTCCATGAAATGCATGGAGTGGGAATGAAAACAGCGGAAAAGCTACATAAGTTAGGGATTGAAAAAATCGGTGATCTAGCGGTTGCAAATGAAATACAGCTGAAGAATTTACTAGGTATTAATGGTATTCGCCTTAAAGAGCGAGCAAATGGAAATGACTTCCGACCTGTTGACCCAGAAAGTATTTATGATTACAAAAGTATTGGAAATTCTACGACATTACCACGTGATGTTAATAAACAAAAAGACTTGTTCAATGTTTTACAAAAATTAGCAAGAACTGTATCTGCTCGTTTAAAAAATAAGGAAGTATACACAACGAGTCTTGCCATAACGATTCGGTATAAGGATCGATCTACGTTGACTAGAAGCAAAAAATTAGGAAATCCTATACAAGATGAAAAGGACATTTTTGAACAAGCAAAAATTCTCTTCTTAAAAAATTGGAATGGTACACCTGTACGTTTGCTAGGTGTAACAGGAAATGATCTTGTTGAAGAAGGACATGCCTTTAAACAACTTGATTTATTTTCATTTGAACAAGATGCAAAAGAAGAACCACTGCTTGAAGCGATTGATTATTTGCGTGAAAAGTTCGGAGAGGATATTATAAAAAGAGGCTTGAAAAATATTCACAAAGAAGGTCAGACGAATACAAGCTTTAATAAAGACTTTCTTTTGGATGATTATAATAAAAAATAG
- the gndA gene encoding NADP-dependent phosphogluconate dehydrogenase, which produces MTKQQIGVVGLAVMGKNLAFNIESRGYTVSVYNRSSEKTDAIMKEAEGKNIVPTYSIEEFVSSLETPRKILLMVKAGPATDATIDQLKPYLEKGDILIDGGNTFFKDTMRRNKELSDLGLHFIGTGVSGGEEGALKGPSIMPGGQKEAYDLVAPILQAISAKVNGDPCCTYIGPDGAGHYVKMVHNGIEYGDMQLIGESYFLLKNVLGLTNDELHEVFAEWNKGELDSYLIEITKDIFTKIDEETGKPLVDVILDKAGQKGTGKWTSQNALDLGVPLPIITESVFARFISAMKDERVAASKILSGPEGQSFTGNREEFIEQVRQALYFSKICSYAQGFAQMRVASEEYNWDLNYGEISMIWRGGCIIRAQFLQKIKDAYDRDPQLKNLLLDPYFKDIADRYQESLRNVIATAVKNGIPVPSFSGALSYYDSYRMETLPANLLQAQRDYFGAHTYERVDKEGIFHTKWMD; this is translated from the coding sequence ATGACAAAACAACAAATCGGTGTCGTAGGACTTGCCGTAATGGGAAAAAATTTAGCATTTAATATTGAATCGAGAGGTTATACGGTTTCTGTTTATAACCGTTCAAGTGAAAAAACGGATGCAATAATGAAGGAAGCAGAAGGGAAAAATATTGTCCCTACATATAGCATTGAAGAATTTGTTAGCTCTTTAGAAACACCAAGAAAAATATTATTAATGGTTAAAGCGGGTCCTGCAACAGATGCAACCATTGACCAACTAAAGCCATATTTAGAAAAAGGCGATATTCTTATTGATGGTGGGAACACATTCTTTAAAGATACGATGCGCCGAAATAAAGAATTAAGTGATTTAGGTTTACATTTTATCGGTACAGGTGTTTCCGGTGGAGAAGAAGGAGCATTAAAAGGGCCTTCGATTATGCCAGGAGGACAAAAGGAAGCTTATGATTTAGTTGCACCTATTCTTCAAGCAATTTCTGCTAAAGTAAATGGAGATCCTTGTTGTACATATATTGGACCTGATGGTGCTGGTCACTATGTTAAAATGGTTCATAATGGAATTGAATACGGAGATATGCAATTAATTGGCGAATCTTATTTCCTATTAAAAAATGTACTAGGCCTTACGAATGATGAATTACATGAAGTGTTTGCTGAATGGAATAAAGGTGAATTAGATAGCTACTTAATTGAAATTACGAAAGATATTTTTACAAAAATTGATGAAGAAACAGGTAAACCTTTAGTTGATGTCATTTTAGATAAAGCTGGTCAAAAAGGTACTGGTAAATGGACAAGTCAAAATGCGTTAGACTTAGGTGTTCCACTTCCAATTATTACAGAGTCGGTATTTGCACGTTTTATTTCTGCAATGAAAGATGAACGTGTTGCTGCAAGTAAAATTTTATCGGGTCCTGAAGGCCAATCTTTTACAGGGAATCGTGAAGAATTTATTGAACAAGTTCGTCAAGCCCTATATTTTAGTAAAATTTGCTCATATGCACAAGGATTTGCACAAATGCGAGTTGCTTCTGAAGAATACAATTGGGATTTAAACTATGGTGAAATTTCAATGATTTGGCGTGGTGGATGCATCATTCGTGCGCAATTTTTACAAAAGATTAAAGATGCCTATGATCGTGACCCACAATTGAAAAACTTATTATTAGATCCATATTTTAAAGATATTGCAGACCGATACCAAGAGTCTTTACGTAATGTTATAGCAACAGCAGTTAAGAACGGAATTCCTGTTCCTAGCTTTTCTGGTGCGTTATCTTACTACGATAGCTATCGTATGGAAACATTACCTGCAAATTTATTACAAGCACAACGTGACTATTTCGGAGCGCATACATACGAAAGAGTTGACAAAGAAGGAATCTTCCATACAAAATGGATGGACTAA
- the zwf gene encoding glucose-6-phosphate dehydrogenase has protein sequence MKTVENNPSSLILLFGATGDLAKRKLYPSLYNLFKKGHLSDRFAVIGVARRLKDDEEFRNWVKDSVETYGEEIDHLNEFISHFYYQSHDVTESESYKQLKTLVDELDHTYQLQGNRIFYLAMSPEFFGTVAEHLKEDGLTDTKGFKRLVIEKPFGHNLESAIKLNKRIRNSFKEEEVYRIDHYLGKEMVQNIEVIRFANAVFEPLWNNRYISNIQITSSETLGVEERARYYDKSGAIRDMVQNHMLQMVALLAMEPPIRLTTKEIRSEKVKVLRALRPIEDHEVHNYFVRGQYGEGTINGISVPAYREEPNVPHDSNTETFVAGKFLIDNFRWAGVPFYIRTGKRMEKKSTNIIVQFKDIPMNLYYKNGSSLNPNLLVIHVQPEEGITLHLNVKKTGEVMETTPVTLNFSTKNIDGINTPEAYEKLLFDCLRGDATNFTHWDEVALSWRFVDKISEAWANEKADFPNYSAGSMGPKCADELLERDGFFWWPVHF, from the coding sequence ATGAAAACTGTAGAAAATAATCCTTCATCATTAATTTTGTTATTTGGAGCAACAGGTGACTTGGCAAAAAGGAAACTATATCCTTCATTATACAATTTATTCAAAAAAGGACATCTATCAGACCGTTTTGCCGTAATCGGTGTAGCTAGACGTTTAAAAGATGATGAGGAGTTCCGCAATTGGGTAAAAGATTCTGTAGAAACATACGGGGAGGAGATAGACCATTTAAACGAATTTATCTCACATTTTTATTACCAATCCCATGATGTAACGGAATCGGAGTCTTATAAACAACTAAAAACACTTGTAGACGAACTCGACCATACATACCAACTGCAAGGTAACCGAATTTTTTATTTAGCTATGTCACCTGAGTTTTTTGGTACTGTAGCCGAACATTTAAAAGAGGATGGTTTAACTGATACGAAAGGTTTTAAAAGACTTGTTATTGAAAAACCTTTCGGGCACAACCTAGAGTCTGCAATCAAATTAAACAAGCGTATACGAAATTCCTTCAAGGAGGAAGAAGTTTATCGGATTGACCACTATTTAGGAAAAGAAATGGTGCAAAATATTGAAGTCATTCGCTTTGCTAATGCCGTTTTCGAACCATTGTGGAATAATCGCTATATATCAAATATTCAAATCACATCAAGCGAAACACTTGGTGTTGAAGAAAGAGCGAGATATTATGACAAAAGTGGTGCAATTCGTGATATGGTGCAAAACCATATGCTACAAATGGTGGCACTCCTTGCGATGGAACCACCAATTCGGCTAACAACAAAAGAAATCCGGAGTGAAAAAGTAAAAGTATTACGTGCTCTAAGACCAATTGAAGATCACGAAGTTCATAACTATTTTGTAAGAGGCCAATACGGAGAGGGAACGATTAATGGGATCTCGGTCCCTGCGTATCGCGAGGAACCAAACGTACCACATGACTCGAATACAGAAACATTTGTGGCCGGAAAGTTTCTTATTGATAATTTCCGATGGGCTGGTGTTCCTTTTTACATTCGAACTGGAAAAAGGATGGAAAAGAAATCGACAAACATTATTGTTCAGTTTAAAGATATACCAATGAACTTATATTACAAAAATGGATCCTCTTTAAATCCAAACTTGCTCGTCATCCATGTTCAACCTGAAGAAGGAATTACCCTTCATTTAAACGTGAAAAAAACAGGGGAAGTAATGGAAACAACACCCGTTACGTTAAATTTCTCCACCAAAAACATCGACGGAATCAATACACCTGAAGCATATGAAAAACTATTATTCGATTGTTTACGTGGAGATGCTACGAACTTTACCCATTGGGATGAAGTTGCCTTATCTTGGCGCTTTGTCGATAAAATTTCGGAAGCATGGGCAAATGAAAAAGCAGATTTTCCTAACTATAGTGCAGGTTCGATGGGACCGAAATGTGCAGATGAACTATTAGAAAGAGATGGATTTTTCTGGTGGCCAGTTCATTTTTAA
- the rnz gene encoding ribonuclease Z, which translates to MEITFLGTGAGMPAKYRNVTSIALKQLQNGAIWLFDCGEATQHQILHTSIKPRKIEKIFITHLHGDHIFGLPGLLGSRSFLSGTEPLTIYGPKGIREFIETSLSISQTHIKYDLNFIEFEDYFYLDENDFIIEARLLDHGIPSYGYRIVEKDKPGSLLVDELKQLGVKPGPHFKQLKDGETIELEDGMIINGKDFLGPAKKGRIISILGDTRPTQTSIELARNADLLIHEATFDKDSEVIAEQYYHSTTYQAAQIAFKANVKKLCITHISSRFEKHDWPLLEKQAQDIFPNTMIAEDFKKIEVKFEHERVE; encoded by the coding sequence TTGGAAATAACATTTTTAGGTACAGGTGCTGGAATGCCCGCAAAATACAGAAATGTAACATCAATTGCTTTAAAACAGTTACAAAATGGTGCAATTTGGTTATTTGACTGTGGCGAGGCAACACAGCATCAAATTTTACATACATCAATCAAACCAAGAAAAATTGAAAAAATTTTTATCACGCATTTACATGGTGATCATATATTTGGTTTACCAGGATTACTTGGTAGTCGTTCATTTTTAAGTGGTACAGAACCACTTACCATTTATGGACCAAAAGGAATTCGTGAATTTATTGAGACAAGCCTTTCAATTAGTCAAACACATATTAAATATGATCTGAACTTTATTGAATTTGAAGACTATTTTTATTTAGACGAAAATGATTTTATTATTGAAGCGCGCTTACTTGACCATGGGATTCCTTCTTATGGTTACCGAATTGTAGAAAAAGATAAACCTGGGTCCTTATTAGTAGATGAATTAAAACAACTGGGTGTTAAGCCTGGACCTCATTTTAAACAATTAAAAGACGGGGAGACCATCGAACTAGAGGATGGCATGATAATTAATGGAAAAGATTTTCTTGGCCCAGCAAAAAAGGGAAGGATTATTTCAATTTTAGGAGATACACGGCCAACGCAAACAAGTATAGAACTCGCAAGAAATGCTGATTTACTAATTCATGAGGCAACTTTTGATAAAGATTCTGAGGTAATCGCTGAGCAATATTATCATTCAACAACATATCAAGCAGCGCAAATTGCTTTTAAGGCGAATGTTAAAAAATTGTGTATTACACATATTAGCTCACGTTTTGAAAAACACGATTGGCCACTTCTGGAAAAACAAGCACAAGATATTTTTCCAAACACCATGATTGCTGAAGACTTTAAAAAGATTGAAGTGAAATTTGAACATGAACGAGTTGAATAA
- a CDS encoding SDR family NAD(P)-dependent oxidoreductase encodes MNQRLQGKTVLITGASGGLGERLAYRCAENQANVILVARSIHKLEQIKKDIEEKYGIQVTTYQVDIGKQEEILRFYDQIKDVTIDVLINNAGYGVFKTLLDSPIDEAEKMFRVNVIGLITMTKIVLPKMIAQNSGHIINIASQAGKIATPKSSIYSATKSAVLKFTDSLRMEVQQSGIFVTAVNPGPIATNFFEVADESGEYLKNVGRWVLQPNDVADKIVKKLFTSTREINLPRLMNVGSIFYTLFPTIVEKVGKKAFFKK; translated from the coding sequence ATGAATCAACGACTGCAGGGGAAAACCGTTCTAATTACTGGTGCTTCTGGTGGGTTAGGAGAAAGATTAGCTTACCGATGTGCAGAAAATCAGGCTAACGTCATACTCGTTGCAAGAAGTATTCATAAGCTTGAGCAAATAAAAAAAGATATAGAAGAGAAATATGGCATTCAAGTTACTACTTATCAAGTAGATATTGGCAAACAAGAAGAGATTTTACGGTTTTATGACCAAATAAAAGATGTGACAATTGATGTATTAATTAATAATGCTGGATATGGTGTTTTTAAAACATTATTAGATTCGCCAATTGACGAGGCGGAGAAAATGTTCCGGGTTAATGTTATTGGACTAATAACGATGACAAAAATCGTGTTACCTAAGATGATTGCGCAAAACTCAGGACATATTATTAATATAGCTTCACAAGCTGGAAAAATTGCAACACCAAAATCAAGTATTTACTCTGCCACGAAAAGTGCTGTTTTAAAATTTACCGACAGTTTACGAATGGAAGTGCAGCAATCAGGCATTTTTGTTACAGCAGTAAATCCAGGACCAATTGCTACAAATTTTTTTGAAGTAGCTGATGAGTCAGGAGAATACTTGAAAAATGTAGGAAGATGGGTGCTGCAACCGAATGATGTTGCAGATAAAATTGTCAAAAAACTTTTCACTTCGACACGAGAAATTAACTTACCGAGATTGATGAATGTAGGAAGTATCTTTTATACGTTATTTCCAACTATTGTAGAAAAGGTTGGTAAAAAAGCTTTCTTTAAAAAATGA
- a CDS encoding histidinol-phosphatase HisJ family protein: protein MFDYHVHSSFSEDCDIEMERMVQGAIDKGIQELCFTEHIDIDYPDPNWTFSLDLANYSAEIRNMQKIYGDVINIHMGVELGLQPHVLQDYKEFVHKEKFDFIICSMHATKGLDLHSGKFFEGKSLNQAYEEYYSELLTCIQSFKDFSILGHLDLVTRYKYEPGVQSFLDIIEEIFKVIIPNGQGIEINTSGFYYGIGRVMPSDDILKLYKEMGGEIITIGSDAHKQERLAAYYNHSIELLKNIGFTYVATFKNREPIFHKI, encoded by the coding sequence ATGTTTGATTATCATGTTCATAGTTCATTTAGTGAAGATTGTGATATTGAAATGGAACGGATGGTTCAAGGTGCTATTGATAAGGGGATTCAAGAACTTTGCTTTACGGAACATATTGATATCGATTATCCAGATCCGAATTGGACTTTTTCTCTTGACCTAGCGAATTATTCAGCAGAAATAAGAAACATGCAGAAAATATATGGAGATGTGATAAACATTCATATGGGGGTAGAACTTGGTCTCCAACCCCATGTTTTACAAGATTATAAGGAATTCGTTCACAAGGAAAAATTTGATTTTATTATATGCTCAATGCATGCGACGAAAGGACTTGACCTTCATTCCGGCAAGTTTTTCGAGGGGAAAAGTTTGAATCAAGCGTATGAGGAATATTATTCAGAACTGTTAACTTGTATTCAGTCTTTTAAGGACTTTAGTATTCTTGGTCATCTTGACTTAGTTACAAGGTATAAATATGAGCCCGGAGTACAATCTTTTTTAGACATTATTGAGGAAATTTTTAAAGTAATCATTCCAAACGGACAAGGTATTGAGATTAATACATCTGGGTTTTATTACGGAATTGGTCGAGTCATGCCTAGTGATGATATTTTGAAATTGTATAAAGAGATGGGCGGAGAAATTATAACTATTGGTTCCGATGCTCATAAACAAGAACGCCTGGCTGCATATTATAATCATTCGATCGAATTATTAAAAAATATTGGCTTTACGTATGTAGCAACTTTTAAAAATCGAGAACCTATTTTTCATAAAATATAA